A window of Torulaspora globosa chromosome 8, complete sequence contains these coding sequences:
- the DBP9 gene encoding ATP-dependent DNA/RNA helicase (ancestral locus Anc_6.73): protein MGAKKAEFASDAYLDDSTSFEAFGLDSRLLQAIQRSGYRHPTLIQSHAISLALQEKKDIIAKAATGSGKTLAYLIPVIQTILDYKKNEGNDELSTSKTMGIILVPTKELSSQVSTVLEQMTLYCSKEIRCLNVSSDMSNAVLSSLLSESPEVLVATPAKLLGLLENNINSVSLENLRFLVIDEVDLVLSFGYQTDLVKIAQYLPLQKNLQTFLMSATLNDDIQELKKQFCRSPAILKFNDDEIAKGETKLVQYYVMVSEFDKFLLCYVIFKLGLIKGKTLIFVANIDRGYRLKLVLEQFGIKSCILNSELPANSRQHIVDQFNKNVYQLLIATDDTEYIKEEDELADEEGLLGQEEKQETQNSQQADESDKKAESKKSKKKVPVKKDKEYGVSRGVDFKNVACVLNFDLPTTAKSYVHRVGRTARAGKSGTAISFVVPLKEFGKHKPSTCPTAKKDEKILARIIKQQSKLGLEVQPYIFDNKQVEGFRYRMEDGFRAVTQVAVREARIKELKQELLASEKLKRHFEENPQELQSLRHDKELHPARIQQHLKRVPDYLLPESAKQGKSKKIGFVPFHNPKKNKKKGKINKRRGGKSDPLKNFK, encoded by the coding sequence ATGGGGGCTAAGAAAGCTGAATTTGCATCAGATGCCTATTTGGATGATTCAACTTCCTTTGAAGCGTTTGGGTTGGACTCAAGATTGCTGCAGGCTATTCAACGAAGTGGTTACCGTCATCCTACGTTGATCCAGTCTCACGCTATCTCTCTGGCATTGcaggaaaagaaagatATCATAGCCAAGGCTGCCACAGGTTCAGGAAAAACTTTGGCATATCTAATCCCTGTTATTCAAACTATCTTAGATTACAAAAAAAATGAAGGAAACGATGAATTGAGTACCTCTAAGACTATGGGAATCATTCTTGTTCCGACGAAAGAACTGTCCAGTCAAGTGTCAACGGTCTTGGAACAAATGACTTTGTATTGCTCCAAGGAGATAAGGTGTTTGAATGTTTCATCAGATATGTCCAACGCTGTTTTGTCCTCGTTGTTGTCAGAATCACCAGAAGTGTTAGTTGCCACTCCAGCAAAACTTCTAGGTCTATTGGAGAATAACATAAATTCTGTTTCGCTAGAAAATTTGAGATTTCTTgtgattgatgaagttgatcTAGTGCTTTCGTTCGGTTATCAGACAGATCTGGTGAAGATTGCTCAATATCTGCCTCTACAGAAAAATTTACAAACCTTCCTGATGAGTGCGACTTTGAACGATGACATacaagagttgaagaagcagttttGCCGTTCCCCCGCCATTTTGAAGTTCAACGATGACGAAATAGCTAAGGGTGAGACAAAGCTGGTGCAGTATTATGTTATGGTTTCCGAGTTTGACAAGTTCCTGCTCTGTTATGtgatcttcaaacttgGACTGATTAAGGGAAAGACTTTGATATTTGTCGCTAACATTGATAGAGGCTACAGGCTGAAGCTGGTCTTAGAGCAGTTTGGTATAAAGTCATGCATTTTGAATAGCGAGCTACCCGCTAATTCCAGGCAACATATAGTTGACCAGTTCAATAAAAACGTTTACCAGCTACTGATTGCCACGGATGACACGGAATATATCAAGGAAGAGGACGAACTggcagatgaagagggTCTGCTAGGACAGGAGGAAAAGCAGGAAACTCAGAACAGTCAACAGGCGGATGAGTCGGATAAAAAAGCagagagcaagaagagcaagaagaaggtaCCGGTtaagaaggataaagaatATGGTGTTTCCCGTGGTGTGGATTTCAAGAACGTAGCATGTGTACTGAACTTCGATTTACCCACTACTGCAAAGTCGTATGTTCATAGAGTTGGTAGAACCGCTCGTGCTGGGAAATCAGGTACCGCTATCTCCTTCGTCGTGCCTTTGAAGGAGTTTGGTAAACACAAGCCTTCTACGTGTCCAACAGCtaagaaggatgaaaagATACTGGCCCGTATCATCAAACAACAAAGCAAGCTCGGATTGGAAGTTCAGCCGTACATTTTTGATAATAAACAGGTAGAAGGTTTCCGCTATAGAATGGAGGACGGTTTCCGTGCCGTTACTCAAGTTGCTGTTAGAGAGGCTAGAATCAAGGAATTAAAACAGGAACTTCTGGCGagtgaaaagttgaaaaggcatttcgaagaaaatccTCAGGAGTTACAAAGTTTGAGGCATGATAAAGAACTGCATCCAGCTAGAATACAACAGCATTTGAAAAGGGTTCCCGATTATCTACTCCCAGAAAGTGCAAAGCAAGGgaaatccaagaagattGGTTTCGTTCCATTTCACAACCCAAaaaagaacaagaagaagggcaaAATAAATAAGCGTCGTGGTGGTAAGTCGGatccattgaagaatttcaaaTAA
- the SMD2 gene encoding mRNA splicing protein SMD2 (ancestral locus Anc_6.72), with amino-acid sequence MMYVIFNRHDYHFEIDLLTFDSELSDRPKAELTKDELDQLEEYEFKHGPLSLINDSMKTKTPVIISLRNNHKIIARVKAFDRHCNMVLENVKELWTERRGNKAENKERFISKLFLRGDSVIVVLKAPMQ; translated from the coding sequence ATGATGTATGTGATATTCAATAGACACGACTATCATTTCGAGATTGATTTACTAACATTTGATAGTGAGCTATCAGATCGCCCAAAAGCCGAGTTGACAAAGGATGAGCTAGACCAGTTAGAAGAGTACGAGTTCAAACATGGCCCTCTATCGCTGATAAACGATTCTATGAAGACTAAGACACCTGTGATTATATCACTTCGGAATAACCATAAAATTATAGCGAGAGTGAAAGCATTTGATAGACATTGCAACATGGTCCTCGAGAACGTCAAGGAGCTTTggacagaaagaagaggaaataAGGCTGAAAATAAAGAAAGGTTCATCAGCAAACTGTTCCTAAGAGGTGATTCCGTCATCGTCGTTTTAAAAGCACCGATGCAATGA
- the MCM5 gene encoding MCM DNA helicase complex subunit MCM5 (ancestral locus Anc_6.71), whose amino-acid sequence MSFDRPEIYSAPVLQGEAPNDDDNTEIIKSFKNFILEFRLDSHFLYRDQLRNNLLVKRYSLTVDMEHLIGYNEDLYKRLSDEPSDVAPLFESAITQVAKRIAMLTKTPREERGGGGAEGEDDLDLGAFPTFQLVLNSKVNETLLRQLDSEHVSRMVRISGIIISASVLSSRATYLSLMCRNCRHTTSLRINNFNSIGGGSVRLPHSCLSNLSSGMNENGLMGSTDDEGRKNCGPDPYIIIHESSQFIDQQFLKLQEVPEMVPVGEMPRNIVMTCDRYLTNRVVPGTRVTIVGIYSIYQSKKKAAGGSGGVAIRNPYIKILGIQTDLETAGMWNSMTMFSEEEEEEFLQLSRRPDLYELFANSIAPSIYGSKDIKKAIVCLLMGGSKKLLPDGMRLRGDINVLLLGDPGTAKSQLLKFVEKVSPISVYTSGKGSSAAGLTASVQRDPMTREFYLEGGAMVLADGGVVCIDEFDKMRDEDRVAIHEAMEQQTISIAKAGITTVLNSRTSVLAAANPIYGRYDDLKSPGENIDFQTTILSRFDMIFIVKDDHNEERDISIANHVMNIHTGRSTQTEGELENAGMEISMEKMRRYITYCRLKCAPRLSAQAAEKLSSQFVNIRKQLLINELESTERSSIPITIRQLEAIIRITESLAKLELSPVAHERHVDEAIRLFQASTMDAASQDPTGGLNGTNLMAEIRRIEQELKRRLPIGWSTSYQTLRREFVDTNRFSQSALDKAIYALEKHEIIQLRYQGQNIYRCGV is encoded by the coding sequence ATGTCATTTGATAGACCAGAGATCTACAGTGCTCCTGTGTTGCAGGGGGAGGCGCCTAATGACGACGATAACACGGAGATAATCAAGTCgttcaagaatttcatcCTGGAGTTTAGATTGGATTCGCATTTCCTTTATAGAGATCAACTTCGAAATAATTTGCTGGTCAAGAGGTATTCCCTGACAGTGGATATGGAACATCTTATCGGTTATAACGAGGATTTGTACAAGAGACTTTCCGATGAGCCGTCTGATGTGGCACCTCTGTTTGAAAGCGCGATTACGCAGGTTGCCAAGCGGATAGCAATGTTGACCAAGACGCCCCGCGAGGAGCGTGGTGGTGGCGGAGCGGAGGGAGAGGACGATTTGGATCTGGGAGCGTTCCCAACTTTTCAACTTGTGCTGAACTCCAAGGTTAATGAAACGTTACTGAGACAGCTGGACTCGGAGCACGTCTCCAGGATGGTGAGGATCTCCGGGATCATCATATCGGCGTCGGTTCTCTCATCACGGGCGACGTATCTTTCGTTGATGTGTCGGAACTGTAGACATACGACGTCATTGCGGATCAATAATTTCAATTCGATCGGCGGCGGCTCAGTGAGGTTGCCGCACTCGTGCTTGTCTAATCTGTCTAGTGGGATGAACGAAAATGGGCTCATGGGCTCCACCGACGATGAGGGAAGAAAAAATTGTGGTCCAGATCCTTACATAATTATTCATGAGTCGTCACAATTCATTGATCAgcaattcttgaagctgcAAGAGGTCCCCGAAATGGTCCCCGTGGGTGAGATGCCTCGTAACATTGTGATGACCTGTGACCGGTACTTGACCAATCGTGTGGTACCAGGGACTCGGGTTACTATCGTTGGGATCTATTCTATATATCAGTCCAAGAAAAAAGCAGCCGGCGGATCAGGTGGCGTGGCCATCAGGAATCCCTACATCAAAATCTTGGGGATACAAACGGATCTGGAGACAGCAGGTATGTGGAACTCGATGACAATGTTTTcagaagaggaggaggaagagttTTTACAGCTGAGCAGGAGACCGGATTTGTACGAGCTGTTCGCCAACTCGATCGCTCCTTCTATTTATGGTTCGAAAGATATTAAGAAGGCAATTGTGTGCTTGCTGATGGGCGGTTCGAAAAAATTACTTCCAGACGGTATGAGGCTGAGAGGTGACATTAACGTTCTTTTACTTGGTGACCCCGGTACCGCAAAATCCCAACTGTTGAAATTCGTCGAGAAAGTTTCACCCATCTCTGTTTATACTTCAGGTAAAGGTTCGTCAGCGGCAGGTTTGACTGCTAGTGTTCAGAGGGATCCCATGACCCGTGAGTTTTATCTAGAAGGCGGTGCAATGGTCTTAGCTGATGGTGGTGTCGTTTGtattgatgagttcgatAAGATGAGAGACGAAGATCGTGTTGCGATTCATGAGGCTATGGAACAACAGACAATCTCTATAGCAAAAGCTGGTATCACGACCGTCCTAAACTCGAGAACAAGTGTTCTAGCGGCAGCAAACCCTATCTATGGTCGTTACGATGATTTAAAATCTCCCGGTGAGAATATTGATTTCCAGACCACTATTTTGTCCCGTTTCGACATGATATTCATTGTCAAGGACGACCACaacgaagaaagagatatcTCGATTGCAAATCACGTAATGAATATTCACACTGGGCGCTCCACGCAAACAGAAGGAGAATTGGAAAACGCCGGCATGGAAATTAGCATGGAGAAAATGAGACGCTACATAACGTATTGCCGGCTCAAATGTGCTCCCAGGTTATCAGCACAGGCCGCAGAGAAGTTGTCCTCCCAATTCGTCAACATCAGGAAGCAATTGCTTATCAACGAACTAGAGTCCACCGAAAGGTCGTCGATCCCAATCACAATTCGTCAGTTAGAGGCCATAATCCGTATAACGGAGTCTCTAGCAAAGTTGGAACTGAGCCCGGTAGCTCACGAGCGACACGTTGACGAAGCGATACGGTTATTCCAAGCGTCTACCATGGATGCGGCTTCCCAGGACCCCACCGGCGGCTTGAATGGCACAAATCTCATGGCGGAAATACGACGTATTGAGCAGGaattgaaaagaagactGCCCATTGGGTGGTCTACTTCCTATCAGACATTAAGAAGGGAATTTGTCGATACCAATAGGTTTTCGCAAAGCGCTCTGGACAAGGCTATCTACGCCTTAGAAAAGCATGAAATTATACAACTAAGATATCAAGGTCAGAACATCTATCGATGTGGTGTGTAA
- the PIG1 gene encoding protein phosphatase regulator PIG1 (ancestral locus Anc_6.70) codes for MVIARGYVDTKINSVEQSPAVLKLPTRSPMIRRLKSSMKLSKSHSTPSVTTTSSSSSSQKNVRFAAELTTVKKFDSSAEPISISNENSPKFYPISDSDLQYNLGYPETLYGNADDCCVAEDGFWFNESSLVPTLRGLNDVKRLKRINRKSLAGSKFQLDYDSDSGIDDDDEFDDDVFEETHEWPRQVTGNGLSSDSKLEVIDWRLTKTNISPMRPVWNPFLLASNQKAGENDLESQIFDYLQGSNIRLHSLKQSTTEFGKIIGLIYVNNLNFEKFIEIKLTFNRWKDMHYIPANFSRSITDKIDEFRFVIDLNSLKYSLQVKNLIYAMPDSTTSVCRLNVELCCRYDVNNETFYDNNNYENYQIQLAATVRNTAAQVTPSTVKENPSSNIHDTNPSQTNSFARDFLVSTTLTHNPNLKKSSIGSRQFSEDTDYYNTSPLKHLYHNDTSLIKPVRMNQVLMNPELSTDEEDYATPDINEISSKGLILSSKPIESHNSSSSFSSSSSGGYSPLEDFASMASSDYRPYPSIDSMSSIEMANYNYHLPVFNTLHSYSENHDDGQSIVTDIPGDHNNTINNNSNSNNSTDTLINPDAIPRPLSSVSAEPVSFTNSHQYEGSDIIASSDSKSNTLEATSGLKDQDYQAFLSSYCFHTSPTSKGLDPRFENPLGSKTFFAAQMSQPVPVPPSDQMSCERDTNDHTMGLETLSTPPPVLSQASFEGVSRS; via the coding sequence ATGGTAATAGCTCGAGGTTATGTGGACACAAAGATTAACTCAGTCGAACAATCTCCAGCTGTGTTAAAATTGCCAACTCGTTCGCCAATGATACGAAGGTTGAAGTCGTCTATGAAATTATCAAAATCTCACTCTACGCCATCGGTGACGACTacttcctcctcgtcttcATCTCAAAAAAATGTGCGCTTTGCGGCCGAACTGACCACTGTGAAAAAgttcgattcttcagctgAACCGATCTCGATTTCTAATGAGAATTCCCCTAAATTTTACCCGATATCTGATTCTGATTTGCAATATAACTTGGGTTATCCAGAGACGCTCTACGGCAATGCAGATGATTGTTGCGTGGCAGAAGATGGGTTTTGGTTCAATGAGTCGTCTTTAGTGCCGACTCTGCGAGGGCTTAATGACGTCAAGAGACTTAAGAGAATTAATAGAAAAAGTTTGGCGGGATCGAAATTTCAATTGGACTATGATTCGGACAGTGGGAtcgacgacgatgatgagttcgatgatgatgtctttgaagagaccCATGAATGGCCTCGACAGGTCACAGGTAATGGGTTGTCTTCGGATAGTAAATTAGAGGTTATTGATTGGAGATTGACAAAGACCAACATTTCCCCTATGAGACCAGTTTGGAATCCTTTCTTGCTCGCCAGCAACCAAAAAGCTGGTGAGAACGATCTCGAAAGCCAGATTTTCGATTATTTACAGGGATCGAATATCCGACTGCACTCGTTAAAACAATCAACCACCGAGTTTGGCAAGATAATTGGATTAATTTATGTTAACAATTTgaatttcgaaaaattcatAGAGATAAAATTAACTTTCAACCGGTGGAAGGATATGCATTATATTCCAGCCAATTTTTCAAGGTCAATCACAGATAAAATTGATGAGTTCAGGTTTGTGATCGATTTGAACAGTTTGAAATATTCTTTGCAAgtcaagaatttgatctATGCTATGCCAGATTCAACGACCAGCGTGTGCCGATTAAACGTTGAGCTGTGTTGTCGATACGATGTCAACAATGAAACGTTCTACGATAACAACAATTATGAGAACTATCAGATACAATTGGCAGCCACAGTTAGAAATACAGCGGCTCAAGTGACACCATCAACAGTAAAGGAAAATCCATCATCGAACATTCATGATACGAATCCATCACAAACGAATTCCTTTGCGCGAGATTTCTTAGTGTCCACTACTTTAACGCATAATccaaatttgaaaaaatcatcaattgGCTCGAGGCAATTCAGTGAAGATACTGATTATTACAATACATCGCCTCTAAAGCATCTGTATCACAATGACACAAGCTTAATCAAGCCTGTCAGAATGAATCAAGTTTTGATGAATCCAGAGCTTTCCaccgatgaagaagattatGCAACACCGGATATCAATGaaatctcttcaaaaggTTTGATTCTTTCGAGCAAGCCTATCGAGTCGCATaactcatcatcatctttttcgtcttcttcttccgGTGGTTACTCACCTCTGGAAGATTTTGCCTCGATGGCTAGTTCAGACTATAGACCATATCCTTCAATTGACTCAATGTCTTCAATTGAAATGGCAAATTACAACTATCACCTACCCGTTTTCAACACATTGCATAGCTATAGTGAAAATCATGATGACGGTCAAAGTATAGTGACTGACATTCCAGGCGATCATAACAATACCATTAACAATAATTCCAACAGTAATAACTCAACTGACACCCTGATTAATCCTGATGCTATCCCTAGGCCATTGTCCTCTGTTTCAGCAGAACCTGTATCATTTACAAACTCCCATCAATATGAAGGCTCAGACATAATTGCATCGTCCGATTCCAAGAGTAACACTCTAGAAGCTACATCGGGAttgaaagatcaagattatcaagcttttctcaGTTCCTATTGTTTCCACACATCACCGACATCGAAAGGGCTTGATCCCCGCTTCGAGAATCCTCTTGGGTCAAAGACATTTTTTGCTGCCCAGATGTCGCAACCCGTGCCAGTCCCTCCTTCTGACCAAATGTCCTGCGAAAGGGATACAAATGATCATACTATGGGATTGGAAACCTTAAGCACACCCCCACCTGTACTATCTCAAGCTTCTTTCGAAGGGGTATCCCGAAGTTAA